A window of the Anaerobranca californiensis DSM 14826 genome harbors these coding sequences:
- a CDS encoding formate--tetrahydrofolate ligase — protein sequence MKSDIEIAQQAKMKRIMDVAKTIGLKEEEVELYGNYKAKVSLKVWERIKDNKDGKLILVTAINPTPAGEGKSTTTVGLGQGLQKIGKKTIIALREPSLGPCMGVKGGAAGGGYSQVVPMEDINLHFTGDLHAITTAHNLLAAMLDNHIHQGNELNIDPRRITFKRVMDLNERALRNIVIGLGGIGQGVPREDGFDITVASEVMAILCLSNDLMDLKERLGKIIVGYTYDKKPVTAKDLQAHGAMALLLKDAIKPNLVQTLENVPAFIHGGPFANIAHGCNSVSATKLALKLADYVVTEAGFGADLGAEKFFNIKCRYANLKPDAVVIVATVRALKMHGGLKKDELTTENLDALAKGFSNLEKHIENVKKFGVPLVVAINKFPSDTDTETDYILRRCEEMGVLVSLSEVWAKGGEGGIDLAQKVVNILETQRSNFRVLYDEKLSIKEKITIIAKEVYGAKGVNFEKKAETSIKQLEKLNLDKMPICMAKTQYSLSDDPNLLGRPENFEITVREVKVSAGAGFIVALTGEIMTMPGLPKVPAATKMDIDENGVITGLF from the coding sequence ATGAAATCTGATATTGAAATTGCTCAGCAGGCTAAAATGAAACGGATTATGGATGTGGCAAAAACCATCGGTTTAAAAGAAGAGGAAGTGGAGCTTTATGGCAACTATAAAGCCAAAGTTTCTTTAAAAGTCTGGGAAAGGATAAAAGACAATAAGGATGGTAAGTTGATTTTAGTAACGGCTATAAATCCAACCCCAGCAGGAGAAGGAAAATCTACTACTACTGTGGGACTAGGGCAAGGATTACAAAAAATAGGGAAAAAGACCATTATTGCCCTAAGGGAACCATCATTAGGACCTTGTATGGGTGTTAAAGGTGGAGCTGCTGGGGGAGGGTACTCACAGGTAGTTCCCATGGAGGATATAAATCTTCACTTTACAGGGGATCTTCACGCTATTACTACTGCCCACAACCTATTAGCAGCTATGCTGGATAATCACATCCATCAGGGTAATGAACTTAACATTGACCCAAGGAGAATTACTTTTAAAAGGGTTATGGATTTAAATGAAAGGGCTTTAAGGAATATCGTAATTGGATTGGGAGGCATTGGCCAAGGGGTGCCCAGGGAAGATGGTTTTGATATTACTGTTGCCTCTGAGGTAATGGCAATTTTATGTTTATCCAATGACCTGATGGATCTTAAAGAACGTTTAGGGAAAATAATTGTTGGCTATACCTACGATAAAAAACCTGTAACGGCTAAAGACCTACAAGCCCACGGAGCTATGGCCCTATTATTAAAAGATGCCATTAAACCCAATTTAGTTCAAACACTAGAAAATGTCCCTGCTTTTATCCATGGAGGTCCTTTTGCTAATATAGCCCATGGCTGTAACAGTGTTAGTGCTACAAAATTAGCCTTAAAATTGGCAGACTATGTAGTAACTGAAGCTGGTTTTGGTGCAGACTTGGGGGCAGAGAAATTCTTCAATATTAAATGTAGATATGCAAATTTAAAACCTGATGCTGTGGTAATTGTGGCGACAGTTAGAGCTTTAAAAATGCATGGTGGGTTAAAGAAAGATGAACTAACAACTGAAAATCTCGACGCTTTGGCAAAAGGGTTCAGTAACTTAGAAAAACACATAGAAAATGTTAAAAAGTTTGGAGTGCCATTGGTCGTTGCTATCAATAAATTCCCCAGCGATACCGATACAGAAACAGATTATATTTTAAGGCGTTGTGAGGAAATGGGAGTTTTAGTATCTTTATCTGAAGTTTGGGCAAAAGGTGGAGAAGGTGGTATAGACCTTGCACAAAAGGTAGTTAATATCTTAGAAACCCAAAGGAGTAATTTTAGAGTATTGTATGATGAAAAATTATCTATAAAAGAGAAAATAACGATTATAGCAAAGGAAGTATATGGAGCTAAAGGTGTAAATTTTGAGAAAAAAGCAGAGACAAGTATAAAACAATTAGAAAAACTAAATTTAGATAAAATGCCTATCTGTATGGCTAAAACCCAATATTCATTATCTGATGACCCTAACCTATTAGGAAGACCGGAAAATTTTGAAATAACTGTAAGGGAAGTTAAGGTTTCTGCTGGAGCGGGATTCATAGTTGCTTTAACTGGAGAAATAATGACAATGCCTGGTTTACCTAAAGTTCCTGCAGCAACTAAAATGGATATTGATGAAAATGGTGTAATTACAGGGTTATTCTAA